The stretch of DNA GAGTAGCTGAAGAGAATGCCtgaatgtttggggttttttttttgtcatggtAAACACCCTGTTGTGGAACCTAAATAATTACCAGATACTCATATAATAATCATGCTTTTTGCAATAGAATTTGGATAGCACAGTCTGTTTATTCCagaacataattatttttattaaaataagaagCAAAAACTCAACTTGTAAATGATactctttccctgctcctcttaGTTCTGCTTTCTCTCCAAAACTATTTCAtaaattttagtaatttttacaGTAAAGCAATGGCCTTTTTATATgatatataaaggaaaaaagaaaaagaggaggaagactTAAGAGTTTAGATTTCACACAGCTTTTGTTTAGCCATTGTGGGCTTGATGGCTGTGCATTCTGCATCCTGTTTTCATTCTGCTTGTGCTTATttatggaaaaaaccccaaaccacgGACTGTTCTGTCAGGGTGATTCTTTCATCTAGTTCTTACAATTCCTTTTCTACTCAAGCAGTAACGTAACCACAGATAATGAGCTGTGGGGATGTGAACATGAGCCTCTGTGAATGTTTCAGTTGGATGTGTAAGGCCCAGTTTAGCTGCTGACATTTTTAAGGGTTTCTCTGGGGAAGGATGTGATTCCTTACTCTcccaggatattccatgatcTGCCCACCGGTGAAAAACAAGTATTTTGGAAATGAAACTTTTCCTCTATTCCCTATTATACCCCATTGCCTATTCTAGTTTGTGCTTTCCTGATTTTGTATCTGCAGGAAatccaggagctggcaggaggggaaTGAACCGTGAGGGCGTCCCCGGGAAGAGTCCGGAGGAGATGTACATTCAGCAGAAAGTGAGAGTGCTGCTCATGCTCAGGAAGATGGGATCAAACGTAAGATTCTCCTCATAGCCCATCCTTTGTGGGTTTTCAGGCCACTTTGGACTAACTGGGGTAGTGCTTGTTGAGATGGGCAGGTGATGGTCTGCTTTTAATGCTGAATTGTTTGAGCCATCCTGAATTTAGCTGTTGTCACTTAAACACAATTGATTTTTGCTTAAATACTGTAAGTAAGGCTTGTGATGCCTGGAACTACCATATATAGATAAATGATTTCAAGTTCTTCATTATTGGAAAAGGAGCCAAGCCAAGCAGCTGTTTTAGGTGGCACTGAACCTGCCCTGAGTTCATGATGTCCCATTTGGCTGCTGTGCACAAGCAAGGGGTGGTGCAGgtggtgaggagcagagcagaggtgctgtgatgcctgtccctgctgggctgggttcTGCTTTGCTGGGGGCTCAGGTGTCgcctctgtgcccacagctaACGGCCAGCGAGGAGGAGTTCCTGCGCACGTACGCGGGGGTGGTGAACAGCCAGCTGagccagctgccccagcactccATCGACCAGGGTGAGTGCCCCCcgagctgctcagtgctgcccagtgcccccccatgctgcccagtgcccccccagtgccccccgtgctgccctgtgcccccccagtgtcccccagctgagccagctgccccagcactccATCGACCAGGGTGAGTGCCCCCcgtgctgccctgtgcccccccagtgccctccctctgccctggagctgcttcccctgggcagcagcctcagcaaacaccacctgcagcctcctggaCTTCCAGCATCGTTTGCCACCTGCTGAAACCCATCCTGGGTGCTGGCTTTGTTAATTCTTTGCAGAAGTCTTGGTAAACAGTtgtgtggagctgctctgggttcACTAATCTCTTCTGAACGTGAATGTTTCTTACTGgattcctctccctcccctgcacaGATCACGTTCATAAGGTGCAGTTTGGAATGGAAGGAACACTGTAAGACTCGTGCCAGAAAGATCTGAGCAGAAATTTTGTATAGATCTGAGACATCTAGAAATCCATTACAAACACAACCTGCAcaaacctgctgctgtgctcattCCTTGCATAGCTGGGGGCTGATGGAGGTGGATGTGCTTGAGGAATTCTGAGCCAAAATACACAACTTTTCTGCTAAAGTGagaattttcttgtttcttgtCAAAAACTGAGGTAGACACATTCAGTTAAGAGAGACTTAGCTGCAGTTGGCATTTTTCAGCATTATCCttaaaagttacatttttcCCAGTGAATTCAATGCTGAATTACCTGCGCTTTGGCAAAGAAAAGGTGATAAAATCAGAAGTCCAGCCAGGGGAGGCAGATACTTCCTACAGTGGTGCTGAAGCTGTAGTGTGCTCCACAGACAGAAGCAACTATAATTTATTGTCTCAGGACTTTGATTTGCTTAGAAATCTCTCCAGGTTTCTCTCAGTCAGTAATGATAATGCTCCTctcttgctgctgcctgtgccctctgctgtgtgctgggtcAGAGAAACGGGAAGGGCTGAGTATGGaattcctgggagctgggaataCCACGGCATAGGTGTGGGATGTGCCACCCTAAGGGAGATCCCATCTCCACTAGATGGCATTGCCTGGTGCTGGAAAAGCCCTGCAAGTCCACACACTCCCTGTTCTGTTGCTCCAAGATTGCTTAAAGGAATTTTCTTCCCtacttttctgctttcattGAAATCTCCTCTggaggatttcttttttcctttatgcagCTTGTCTtacacaacaacaaaaagaggTGTTATTTAGGGAGTAACTTACACCAAGTTAGCACTTCAGTGGATTTCAGAGTCTTTTGTTCCACAGTAGGACAGGTTGCTCTGAGCCTGACGTGTCCCTGATGTATCTTTAGAGCCATTTTCCTCCAGCAGGCACAAAAGACACAAAGGTAACTTCACATCCCCGTTTTGTCCCAAAAACCAGAATGACGTCGGCATTGGCCTGAGCACTCTGAGAGCTTTGTCATGGACCTGCAGGTTTCTGTGTGTCCCTTcaagggctgcagcctggctccagtTCCAGgaggttgttttggtttgtgtggTTTCCTTGATAGGAGTGCAGAGGATGGATGGAGTAGAGTTCTGAGCTGTGTCTCTGCCTGTGGCCCCACAGCAGtgacctgggcagggctgctgagcctgtccctgctgtgctgtccctgctgtggttcCTGGGCAGGCTCTGTGGCTCTGTCTGAGCCCCTTTGTTTGCCCACAGGGAGCCACTGCATCCTCTGTGTCCATTGTGTCAGGAGGTGGCAGTGCACTAAGGAAGGGACAGTAAAAACTGTCCCTGCTGAATTGTGCCATAAACCCTCCATGAGCAACTGCTAATGCCAATATCTCTGGCATTTAAAGTTCCTCCTTGTTTGTTGTCTAAGGATCCAACAATGGAAGATAATTTGGATCAAGAAGATCTTGGAATatctctgtaatttttaatCAAGCCTGAAGGCTAAGACTCCAGTTTATCCTTATATTTATTGGAAGAGGAGATATGGTAATTGAGTCTaatattaatgtaattttatttttcaatcatTGTTAACACCTGTACAAAAGTGCAAAATCCAGGGTGTTTTTCTTTACTCTGGGAGCTCTTTAGCTGACATCTGTGGagtgtttgttgtttgtttttatggcTCCAAGAATAACTGAGGAGCCCTGAGGCATCTCAGTTCAACCAGTGTGTGTGCTGGAGAGGGGATGTAATCCTGAGCTGTTTTGGGATGTTCACATGTTGGTCTTGTCTGCATTGCAGCAAGAGCTAACACAGCTCACACTTGCTGAAATTCAGGCTTTCTCACATATTTTTGAGTACAAACAAAATGCCTCTCAGGACGTTCTGTGCACAAAAGCATCTCCTGCACAAGCCCCATATTCCCTGTTCCCCAGCTCCTTGCATTTCCAAGGgtgggctggctctgggctcgctgcaggctctgctctggcagctctggaaatggaagcagtgcagggaggaaGCACGAGATGGGAATTGTGCAGAGACCTTGGTGATTGCAGCTCTGGTGTTCCTATAGCAACAGGAGTGTGGTGCTGGTTCCTGGAGGAAGCTGGTCCCATGGGGAGGGCAAGGCTGAGATGCAGACACGTGCCTGCCTGGGTGAGACTgttccctgggtgctggggcaccaaaacccccccaggcTGCTTGTGGGGCTCCAGGGGACCCTGCTGGAGAATGGAGATCGAGCTCTGCTCAGTGCACTTTTACTCTGTTGAACACAAGGCTTGTTTtagtgtgctgctgctctcagcagtgcATGGTGTATTTTTAGAATGCCAGCCTAGGATGCTAAtactgggaattccagggaagaGTTAATGTTCAGAAGATTGTTGCTGGAAGGTGGTTGAAGAAATGTATGTATGCAAAGATCTTGTGTGAAGtgaaggatttctttttttaattttggcagCCTTTAGAAATTCCCAACAGGCTAAACCTTCTGATCTCTAAATGCTTTTGGGGTTTAATTAATTCTGCAGGTGACTACAAGCAAATCAGGTGTACATATCTGTTTCTCATTCAAAGAGCACTTGGGAACAGCAGCTGTTAGAGGTGTCAGCATCTCCTCTGGTGTTAAGGTGGTGTGGTTTCAATGCAGCCTTACCCTCCTGGGTTCATGCTCTGTGCCAGGTCCTTGCTCTGGCATCAGCCCCCCTGGGGAAGCTTTCTGCCATGgaggtgggcagggagcagctggggacatgagctcaggctgcagccttccctgccctgcaggaaagTCATTTGACCTTCAGCTCATCTTGGCTTGCTAAGACTGAAGAACAAGTGGTGTAAAAGAACTCTAAATTCAGCAATTCAACCAGGTGCAATTGGAACATAATCTCAGTGAGATTGTTTTGGAAGTTAGTGGGGTAAGATTGTTGCTATAACTTTCTAAGATAGGACATAAGCCCACCTGTTAATTATTGTTAATTTGTAGGAAGAACAAGGGTGAGAAAACATGAGGCAGATTCAGTGAGAGAAGTATCTGAATGTCTAAAGGTTTGTGGCAATTAATGTTTTGCTCATAAAAGATGGGGAGTATTTCACTGGGAATGTTGTGAGTCTCTATTTCAGGGTAGAAATGTGTGCCCACAAAAGGGACAGCTGTGTGTATAGATGCAGGTCAGGTAAAAGTGTGCCTTTGTCATTGTTCTGTACATTAATTGCTGGAAGTGCAGAGCTCAGTGAAGGATGTGCTCAAAGCAGACGTGGTTCACATCCCATTGTCTCAGTCACAGCCTCTTGGCCATGTGCAGTTTAACTTTATAACCTGTGCTCTgctttttacattattttactTGATTAGTAAGAAAACATCCGTTGTGGGAGCCaagtggggctgcaggagcagctcaggtttGTGGgtccctgctttccctgagcACACAGAAGGCCCAGCTCTGTTCTCTGGCAGTGTTTGTGTCTGTGCACGGGCACTGGAGAGCTGCTTCATGAGCAGCCTCGTTAGCTTGGTTTCCTTTGGCTCTGGGTAGTTTGGGTTAtagggcagggctggaacaaAACCTGCTTTTATGCTGAGAAACGTGGATGACCTTTTCCTGGACAAATGTCACCCAGGTTCTTTTGCTGGGGGACACCTCCAGACGTGGCCAGGTGCCCTCAGCGGCCTCTGGGAGgttcctgctggggcaggcaggagcacagagctctggggttATCtgggatgcagcctccttttctgTGTGGGATGGCAGGGAAACCTGCAGGAATTTGGCTCCCATTGAGACCCTGGGAAGGGGAGAGTCCAGAAGAACATCAGATCTGTGAAGGAGTGCAGCtgatgctgggctgggtgaggcTCTGTGCTTGCCAGGGGactccagctgctccatgccagaggtgctgctgcagctgccctggcctcctcctgctgcagcctccccagcatCCAAGGCTTTGTCACAATCCTTGCAAGTgaaatccttgtttttcttcaggGGCTGGTAGTTCTTGCGTGTTTTAAAACCAACGAGGCAGCTTGTTAATTCTGAGCTGGATCCTGGTGCTATATATCATTTATGTTTTGATCAAGGAAGAAGCAGTTTGTGCAGGAGATGAAAAGGGAGATGACTGCAGGGCTTCTGAATGCTGGCAAGAGGGTGCATCAGAGCAGTTTTTGATGTAGTTTTATATAAGATAAGGGCCCTACATATGAAAAACAAACTACTACTGCTTGGTCCTTAATATTTCCTCCTTTGAGTACATATAACAAATAAATTGTCAAGTGTATAAAAGTAAGTGCAGTTGCATTTCAGGAGCATTGATTTAGCTTTTAAGGACATTAGCAAGGGGAATTTACAACCATTTTGACCACTTTTCCTGCTATATTGCAACTGAAGAGCAGATTAGATAACTGAGAAATGGAATTCACATAATGAGATCAGATGAGGCATTTTTATTAGTCCTCTTTCACCTTGTGTGCAGGTGTATGGGCAGAAGTTGCTTGGGGCACAAAACTGAGATTTGCTTGTTGATATGCTTCAGGTAAAAGACTGGAGGAATTTTGCATGCTGGTGCTCCATCTGAGTTGAATTTGAACTTTGTAAAGCCCTGGAAGAGGATTCTGTGGAGCTGAGCAGTTCCCTGACTGGGACAGGCAGTGGTGGTGGTTTGGCATTCCCTGGTTTgtcatttcctttcctgttggTCGTATGGATGTGTAGTACTTGGGGTACTGCTCTTTAAAGGAAGTAATTATGGCACAGATTTCCCGTATCCATTGTTGTTGCAGGTGCTGAGGATGTTGTGATGGCATTTTCCAGGTCAGAGACAGAAGACAGAAGACAGTAACTACAGGACACCTGAACAACACAGAACTGGAGAGGACAGTGAGATTCCTGAAGATAGAGGAGGATGGCTGAGCATTAATAAGTTCCTCTGCCCACCCTAATTGTTCCTTGGTATTCCTTCTCCTTTGTAATGTTGTTTCCCTTTGCCCAACCCTCAGAATGCATCTCACAGCCATCTGTTCCTGTCAGATTTTGCAACTCAGCCGGGCTGTGTTCATTAAGGACAGACCTGAAGGTGTGCTTTTGGTTGGCTCAAAGGGACAGGCTGTGGTTGGATAAAGGAAGGCAATTTTTCAAACTTGACCAATGGAAACCTTTTATCTCAcgttttattttatattttaaacaaagtCTCTTGACATCCTACTTCTAAAGAAGCTTTTCATGCTGTGGTGCTTATTTAGGTCAAACTGGTGAATTTGAAGAGGGTTTGATTTGGCTGCATAGAACTGGAAGCAACTTGTGATTGGGT from Camarhynchus parvulus chromosome 21, STF_HiC, whole genome shotgun sequence encodes:
- the CTNNBIP1 gene encoding beta-catenin-interacting protein 1 isoform X1 — translated: MNREGVPGKSPEEMYIQQKVRVLLMLRKMGSNLTASEEEFLRTYAGVVNSQLSQLPQHSIDQGQRQKTEDSNYRTPEQHRTGEDSEIPEDRGGWLSINKFLCPP
- the CTNNBIP1 gene encoding beta-catenin-interacting protein 1 isoform X2 → MNREGVPGKSPEEMYIQQKVRVLLMLRKMGSNLTASEEEFLRTYAGVVNSQLSQLPQHSIDQGAEDVVMAFSRSETEDRRQ